Below is a genomic region from Leptospira venezuelensis.
AGAACTGATCCGAAGTAATCCAGTCACATTAGGAATTTCTTCTTATTCATTAGTTCTAAAAAAAGTGCTAAGACGAGAGACCAAACTTTCTGACGGAGACCAGAACAAACTTTCAGAACTGTTAGGTTTTCTTTCTGTCAGAGAAGATTCTGCGTTACTAGGTTCCAGATTTAAGAACACAGGGGAAAATACAAATCTTAGAACTGGTCCTGGGACCGAGAACCCTGGAAAAGCTCGTTTAAAAAAAGGACTCTTACTTTACACATTAGATAAAGACCCTCGTTCAGAGACTGTCCAAGGAAGAAAAGGAAATTGGGTCCAAGTATATATTCCTGAATTACAGATCTCAGGTTGGATCTTCTCTCACTTCTTAGAAGAAGATCCGTATCCTTCTGCCAAAGCAGAAGAAATATTTGCAGAATTCTCCCAATCCGAAAAAAGCCAGGCCTGGGATTTTGCGTTTTGGACCGAAGATAAAATCCCTCCTGGTTTTCATGGTGAATATATCCCCACTGAAAAGTTAGCCTTAGACGGAGATTACGGTATCGTAATACACAGATCTAAAACCGGAAAATATAAAGAGATCTGCAGAATCGTAGAAGAACCATTTAGATCTTTAGAATTTTTAACTGCAAGTTTAAGCGGAGAGGAACTTGTTCCGATTTTTAAACTGTATTCAGGAAGACCAGGAGAGTGGAAGTCCGCTTACCAAATCGACCTTGACAGAGAGAGTATTTCTATCAATAGGAACAAGTATATACTTGGGAATTCAGGCGGAAAGAAACGATTCCAACTCGGAATTTTTTCTGCAAATGGAGTGATATCAGCGTCTCTATTAGTAGGAGAAAAAACCGTATTACAAGGCATCACTCCTGAAGAAGAACTAACCTCAACAGAGGGAGCTCTATTTAAACTCTGCCTGAAACAAGCGGAAAAAAAATCCGATTCGAATGCGGCAGCGTTCCAATTTAAGTTTTTATTTTGATCTTAGGATCGAGCGAGGAAAATCAGTGCCCACTTACGATTATAGATGCAAGGCTTGCGGACAAACTTTCGAACATTTTCAATCCATGAAGGACGATCCAATCACGACTTGCCTTCTTTGCGGAAAAAGCGGAGAAGTAGATAGATTGATCTCTAACGGAGGCGGGATTATTTTTAAAGGATCCGGGTTCTACGTAACAGATTATAAATCATCATCATCTTCTTCCAAAAGTTCAGAATCTTCCACCGGTTCTTCCGGCTCCTCTTCCAACTAAGATTGGGACGTTTAGGAATATTAGCGGGAGGAGGAAACCTTCCTCAGATAGGTATGAAAGAAGCTCTAGCTGCCGGAGAAGATCCGTTCTTTCTCTCGATAGCTGAGTCTGATTTTACTCCAGGAAATTATCCGGACAGAGTAATCCCAATACGGATCGTAAAGATCGGTGGTCTATTAAAAGCCTGTAAAACAAATCAGATAGATAGACTTCTTTTATTAGGAAAAGTTAAAAAAGAGATTATCTTCAAAAGTTTGAACTTCGACTTAAAGGCCCTGGCATTACTCGCAAGAATGGTAAATCGTCATGACTATTCTATCTTCAAAACAGTGGCAGAAGATTTCGAAAAACAAGGAATTCATATCATTTCCCAAAAAACCTATCTTAAGTCTTTGTTACTTCCGGAAGGACGTTATACTAAAAGAGCCTTAGACAAAAAGCAGATAGAAGACGTGATCTTCGGAATGGAATATGCAGAGAAGATCGCTCACCTAGATATAGGCCAAGCAGTAGTCGTAGTAGATAAATCAGTATTGGCAGTAGAAGCTGTAGAAGGAACCGATCAAACAATTAAACGAGGCGGAGGTTTCGCCAAAAAAAGAAAGGCGGTGGTTTGCAAAAGTTCCAAACCAAGCCAAGACCCTAGATTCGACCTACCTACAGTCGGAATTGAAACTTTAAAAATAATGAGCGAGAATAACTGCGATACACTCGCCGTTCGAGAAGGAGAGACAATAATTGTAAATCCTTCCGAATTTATTAACCTTGCAGAAAAATTGAAAATCCATATCTTGAGCATCGGCCGTGGCAACGTCTCGAAAATTAACTCTACCCAAAAAAAGCTCCCTAAAGCCTAAGAAGGCCGGAGATAAACCTAGGACGGAAAATATTTCCGGACCTTCTTCTCCCGTGTTCATGATATTAGCCGGAGAACATTCAGGTGATCTATTAGGCGCCGAAGTGTTAAAAGAACTTAAGAAACATGATCCTGACCTTACATTTTTCGGGATCGGCGGCCCAAGAATGCTGGAAGAAGGTTTCGATTCCATAGAGAATATGGAAGAACTTTCTGTAATCGGTTTCACTGCTGTTTTATTTAAATACAAATTCCTAAAAGCGCTCATGGATCGATTGGTGGAAGAAGCTGTAGCACGTTCTTGCACACATGCGATCCTAGTAGATTACCCTGGTTTCAATCTTAGGCTTGCGGCCAAACTTAAAGAATTAGGGATCAAAGTAATCTTCTATGTTTCTCCTCAACTTTGGGCCTGGAATTTCGGAAGGATTTATAAGATCAAAGAATCTATAGATCTAATGCTTGTACTATTTCCATTCGAGAAGAAGATCTACGATGATTATGGAGTTCGATCGGTATTTGTAGGACATCCAATTGCTCAAAGGATCAAGGAGAAGATCCGAAAAGAAGCTCCAATCCCTGTGGATGAAAAACACCCTGCTCATCTGCAAACAATCACTCTTATGCCTGGCTCTCGCTCCGGAGAGATCCATAGAATGTTAGATATACTGCTCCAATCTGCAGCACTAATTCACGGGGAAGCAGAGGCAGACAAAAAGCATGTTCGTTTTCTAATCCCGAATATCAACGTAAAAGAAGAAGAGTTCATTCAAACTAAAATTAAAGAAACGGAAGAATCTCATCCTGGAATCAAAATTGAATACTTATTCGATCGTTCCTTAAGATGTATTGAGGCATCGGATATAGTTCTCGTCACGTCAGGAACTGCTACTTTAGAAGTTGTATATTTCGAAAAACCAATGGTCATCTTGTACAAAGTAAGCTTACTCAGCTATTTTATCTCCGCACTTCTGATCCGTACTCCGTTTATAGGCCTCGTGAATATTCTAAGCGGAAAAGAAACAGTAAAGGAACTCATTCAGGCAGAATGTACTCCGGAAGAAACCGTAAGAGAAACAATGGCGATCCTGAAAAATAAAAAGTACAGAAACCAAATGATCGAGGAGATCCAGTCTGTAAAAGAATCCTTAGGCGAAGAACATAGTTCTAAGAATGCAAGCCGAGCAATATTACAGTTTTTAAAAGAGAAACCTGCTAACGTGTAGGACCTCTTACTCCTTCACACAACCAGCGCTATTTTCCTTTATCTTAAACGCAAATGCAGAAATTGGAACTGCAGAATTTGATTCACTGGAAAGTGAGTAAGTGTTACCAGTTACAAAGTATTTCACGGAATCAGAATCAATATAAGAATTCGCAGTCGCACTAACATTTCCGCCTTTCCAATAAACATTTCTTTTAGGAGGACTACCCGGATTCCAATAGTCAAATCCCATCTCAAACTTAGGAGGAACTGGTACAGGAAATTCTCCCTTCCCTTTCCAAACTGTATTCGAAAGTTTCACCTTATCAATGGTGATGTACATTCTATCGTGAATGTCTAAGAAATTATTTCCGTTAAATCGTATATTCCCATCTGAATCTAAACTTTCTGGGATCAAGTCCCCACCACAAAAAGAAAAACTTGGAACTCCCCATGCCAGATTGATCGTTTCAAAATCAATTCCGAAATAAGGATTATCAGTTCCGTAAGTAAAATATGAATTCAATTTAGCAGTTCCTGTTCCGGCAATATTAGCATCCAATCTTGACTGAGAAGGTGCAAATTTTAAACCCACATCTAACTTGCCCATAGTAGGAAGCCCAAGATCCCATTTCACTTCCTTGGCCGTAAGTTTAAGAGTGCCCGTAGGATTTTCCAAAAAGTATTTATAGATTGGAGTTCTAGTAAAATTAATTTCAGGGATCAACTTCTCCATTCTGGTATGAATATCTTCTCTGACCCATTGGCGAATGGAACTATACAAAGGAAAAAAGTTAGAAAGAACAAGTGAGTCTGTCTCTAACTCTAGATTATATTCTCCCTGCAAAGGAAAGTAAGCGGTTCCGTCGCCCTTTACACCTTTCCTATATCCTGTTTTGCCTTTTAGATTTGCAGACCAAGGAAGACCAAATTGTTTACCTTTCAATTTTGCTTCCAAAACTCCCGCAGGATTCCAACCCAGATCCGCATCTTTGATTTCCAGATCTAAATAAGGATCCTTCCATCTGAAATCTTGGAGAGAGAATTTTGCCTCTGACTTCATCCAGTCTCCATAACTTCCTGTTTCAGCACCTTTCCAATGCAAGTCCAGACTTCCACCAAGAGTTTCCAAATCAGAAGAAACAGGCAGAAAATTGCGGATATCGTCCAGGTCTTGGACAGTAAGACTTAAATCCCAGGTCTTCAGTCCCTTCTCATTTTTAGATTTTAGAAGAGTGAGTTTATCCTCTCCTGAGAATACCTTATGTTCTTCAGTGAAGACATCACCTTTTTGATCCCGGGTCCATTCATGTTCCAGATCTATATCTTTCCATTCCCAGACTTCGCTTTGTAATGGAAGTTCCTGTAAAACAATCCCATTTACATTAGAAAATTCTGTTTTACCCTGGACCTTTAGATTGGTTCCGTCAGATTCTAAAATTGCGCGACCTGAAATTTTTCCCTTTTTAGGATAGAATTGAGAGAATTCAGAATATAAACCCCCGGAAGATTCTGCCTTAGCATTCTTAAACAAAATTTCCAGATTCATATTTTTACTTCCGATATCCGTGCTGAACTTTCCGTTCACATATCTAAATCCAGGAATAGGAAATAAAGAATCAGAAATTTGAACATTAATCTTAGTATCCTCTTTTCGGATATTAAAATCGATTCCCTTCACATTCTCCAGAAGCACTTTACCACCTTTGTATACAGTGACAGTAGTATCTTCTAATCTGATCTCAGGAATATTGATCTTATGGATATAGGATAAAATTTCTCCAGAGATCTTATCTTCCAGATCGATACTCAATTGTGCATTACGCACTCGGATCGCTTTTACAGAAGGTTGTCCTTTCCAAAGACCTCTTAATAATAATTCAATTTTGTTCGCTTTGAAGATCATCCGCTGAGAGGCAAAGTCTTCGTCGCTGGAAATTTTGAGATCTTCTATAAATACATGGTTTGGAAATTCGTATTCTACGACTCCCAGCGTTACTGCTCTGTCCAATTCTTCATTGATGAACCCGCGAGTGAGTTCCTTCACTCCGCGCAAATCCAACACTCTTCTCACGAAGTACCATTCTGCAGTTTCTTTTGCCGCAGCGAGAAGAAGGAAGATTACAATCAGAGCAATTGAGATCTTTCTAAAGGAAGGTTTTTCAGTAATTGTCTGTATCTTTCGAAAAGAAGAAGATACAAATCGATGCAGTTTAGCAGGGACAGCGACCCTGAATGTGACGCTGTCTTTCTTAAAGAATGGATTTTTCGGGATTAAAATTTTGAGGTGAATTACCGTTGGAGAACCTGGTTGATTTTCTCCGAGGTTTCCTTCAGTACTAGGCTTTCCGGAAATTTCTGTAATCCCTCTTCCAGAACCAACTGACATCTTTTGTATTCCTTAATTCTGTAGAAGCTAACTACTACGGTTTCATAGTAGAATAGATCTTTTTCAAAGTTTTTCTCTCTGGAAGCTCTGCCTAAAATTCCAAGAGCCTGGCCATATTTCTCATCTTCAAAATATGCTTTTGCCCACATCTTTTTGCGGGTAACAGACTCAAAATCGCGATCCACATTGTCTGACTTACGGAAATGAACGATAGCATTATCGTAGTCATTAATCCCCAGGTAAGCCGAACCTAAATAATGGTCCAAATGTTGAAGATTACGACCATCTTTGGAATTTTGAACTTCTCTCAGAACGAGAGAGGCTTCTTTGAAAGATTCGATTTTTAGTAAAAGTTTGGATTTTTGGAGGAGTAGCTCGGAACGTTTTTTGTCTTCAGGGTGTAAATCAGCCAATTGCTGGTCTATTCCCTTGATTTCCGCTCGGACCTGAGTCTCTAAATTGGCGGAAACCGCCCCTTCTTTTTGTGTACTTGCACAGTAGAGGAGGAATTGAGCTCCGATAAACAATATTGTCAGATATTTACTCATTTTCTCATCCGATTTTCAATTTTTCGAGTTCTTGCAGGAAGTCACTAGTCTCCTGTTGTCTGGTTTCTTCATTAGAAAGCCAGTCCAAAGTCTCCGGATCTATCTCTTTTAGGAAACGAGAAGGCTCGGAGGCCAATTGCTCCCCAAATTTGCGGCGATTAGCAGCACCTGTCAAGCATAAATGCCTCTTCGCCCGAGTCATCGCTACATACATCAAACGGCGCTCTTCGTCCACAGATTGGTCTTCTACAGTAGCTCTTCCGGAAGGTAAAATCCCCTCTTCCAGTCCTACGACATAAACAGACTCGAATTCCAAACCTTTGGATTGGTGAATGGTGAGTAACTGTACTCGATTATCTTCCTTCTCATCATTAGGTTCATCTTCCATCAACATCGCCAAACGGTTGATAAAATCGAATAAAGTGGGCTTTTCACCTGAGTCATTATTCTCTTCGAAAAATGCCAACATGTTCACAAGCTCGGACATATTATAGATACGAGCCTTTGCGACCTTCTCCTCTTTCTCTTCTAATACGATCTCTTTTTCCAAACCAAGATCTGCGATTAACTCTCGTAATGCGAAGAATAGTCTTGGAGAAGAAGAAAACTTTTTCTTAGCCTTTTCGATCAGATTTACGAAATTATAGATCTCAGAAGAAATTTTGCGATTCAGATCCGGAATAAAATCCGGAGATTCACAGACCCTGAATAATGTCTCATAAAGAGATTCTTTGTTCTGAGCCGCTTTTTCATGCACAAGAGAGATGGAGCCTGCACCGATCCCACGTTTTGGATAATTAATAATTCTTAATAAAGATGCATCGTCCTTTTGGTTAGCGATCAAACGGATATACGAGATCAGATCCCTGACTTCCTTACGATCGAAGAAGTTATATCCACCTACTACCTTATAAGGCATTTCCCTGGCTCGGAATGCTTCTTCAAATGGTCTAGATTGAAAGTTAGTACGGAATAAGATTGCAATCTGGCTTCCCTTTCTTGCTTGTTTGATGATCTCTTCTCGGATACTATCCGCCACCCATTCCGCTTCGTCTTTCTCATCACTTCTTTCCACATACTTCACTTTCAGTGCACCAGGAACTTTCGAAAAAAGTTCTTTGGATCTTCTAGAAAGATTGTGGCGAATAAGAGAGTTTGCAGCGGAGACAATAATATCAGTGGATCTATAATTTTCTAAAAGGCGGATTACACTCGCACCTTCAAAATCGTTTTCGAATCCTAAGATCAAACTTACATCGGAACCTCTGAATGCATAGATGGATTGATCGTCATCACCTACCACACATAGATTGTCCGATTCTCCCATGAGTGCCCTTAAAAATTCATATTGGATCGGGTTTGTATCTTGGAACTCATCCACCATGAAGTATTGGAACTTTTTATGGTATTCATCTCTAACTTCTTCGAATTGTCTTAAAAGTTTGGAAGGTAGAAGGATTAGATCATCGAAGTCGATTGAGTTCTGTTCTTTTAAAGTGTCTTGGTATTGTTGAAAAAGAGAAGCAGCGAGAAGATCTCCCTCGTTCATAGAGGTTCTCATATCCGCTAAATAATCTTCTCCTGAGTTTTTGATCCTGGAAATTTTAGAAAGAACTTCCATGATCTGAGGACGTTTAGGTTCGAGCTTTTGGGCCACAAGCATCCCAGTCACAAGACCTTCTTGGTCGGCTTGGTTCAGAAGAAGGAAAGGTTGTTTATATTCCAGCTTCTCAATATGTTTTTTTAAAATTCCAAGTCCGAGCGAATGGAATGTAGAAAGAGTAATTCCTTTTAATAAATTTCTAGGAATCAGTTTACGAACCCTTTCTCCCATTTCCTTTGCACTTTTATTTGTGAAGGACAATGCAACAATCTTTCCCGCAGGAATATGATGGTCTTGGATCATATGAGCGATCCGATTCGAGATCACTCTTGTTTTCCCAGAACCTGCACCCGCAAAAATCAAAATTGGTCCATGAACTGTTTGGACTGCACGAGCCTGTTCCGGAGAAAGACTTTGAAAAATGGCTGCGGAGTCTCGAGGCTCCTTAGGTCTTTCTTCTCTTTTTCTTTTAGGAGCAGAAGGTTTTTCTGCGGGGGAAATTTCAGAATCGGGAGAAATTTCGGAAGTCGGAGATACTTCGAATACTTCTTCTGAAATCTCCTCGGATACTTCCGTGTTCCCAGATTGAATCTCAATCGAGACCGGATTCTTAGAAAGTTCAGGCTGGCCGGGAGCCACTACCATTGTCTCTTGGTCGGTAATATCCGCGATTTCGGTTGATGATGGATTAGAAACGAAGTCCGGAGTTTCATTTTCTGAAAAATCGTCTTCGTCATAAAAAGAAGAAC
It encodes:
- a CDS encoding FmdB family zinc ribbon protein; the protein is MPTYDYRCKACGQTFEHFQSMKDDPITTCLLCGKSGEVDRLISNGGGIIFKGSGFYVTDYKSSSSSSKSSESSTGSSGSSSN
- a CDS encoding LpxI family protein; this translates as MGRLGILAGGGNLPQIGMKEALAAGEDPFFLSIAESDFTPGNYPDRVIPIRIVKIGGLLKACKTNQIDRLLLLGKVKKEIIFKSLNFDLKALALLARMVNRHDYSIFKTVAEDFEKQGIHIISQKTYLKSLLLPEGRYTKRALDKKQIEDVIFGMEYAEKIAHLDIGQAVVVVDKSVLAVEAVEGTDQTIKRGGGFAKKRKAVVCKSSKPSQDPRFDLPTVGIETLKIMSENNCDTLAVREGETIIVNPSEFINLAEKLKIHILSIGRGNVSKINSTQKKLPKA
- the lpxB gene encoding lipid-A-disaccharide synthase; protein product: MATSRKLTLPKKSSLKPKKAGDKPRTENISGPSSPVFMILAGEHSGDLLGAEVLKELKKHDPDLTFFGIGGPRMLEEGFDSIENMEELSVIGFTAVLFKYKFLKALMDRLVEEAVARSCTHAILVDYPGFNLRLAAKLKELGIKVIFYVSPQLWAWNFGRIYKIKESIDLMLVLFPFEKKIYDDYGVRSVFVGHPIAQRIKEKIRKEAPIPVDEKHPAHLQTITLMPGSRSGEIHRMLDILLQSAALIHGEAEADKKHVRFLIPNINVKEEEFIQTKIKETEESHPGIKIEYLFDRSLRCIEASDIVLVTSGTATLEVVYFEKPMVILYKVSLLSYFISALLIRTPFIGLVNILSGKETVKELIQAECTPEETVRETMAILKNKKYRNQMIEEIQSVKESLGEEHSSKNASRAILQFLKEKPANV
- a CDS encoding LIC_12586 family protein, with protein sequence MSVGSGRGITEISGKPSTEGNLGENQPGSPTVIHLKILIPKNPFFKKDSVTFRVAVPAKLHRFVSSSFRKIQTITEKPSFRKISIALIVIFLLLAAAKETAEWYFVRRVLDLRGVKELTRGFINEELDRAVTLGVVEYEFPNHVFIEDLKISSDEDFASQRMIFKANKIELLLRGLWKGQPSVKAIRVRNAQLSIDLEDKISGEILSYIHKINIPEIRLEDTTVTVYKGGKVLLENVKGIDFNIRKEDTKINVQISDSLFPIPGFRYVNGKFSTDIGSKNMNLEILFKNAKAESSGGLYSEFSQFYPKKGKISGRAILESDGTNLKVQGKTEFSNVNGIVLQELPLQSEVWEWKDIDLEHEWTRDQKGDVFTEEHKVFSGEDKLTLLKSKNEKGLKTWDLSLTVQDLDDIRNFLPVSSDLETLGGSLDLHWKGAETGSYGDWMKSEAKFSLQDFRWKDPYLDLEIKDADLGWNPAGVLEAKLKGKQFGLPWSANLKGKTGYRKGVKGDGTAYFPLQGEYNLELETDSLVLSNFFPLYSSIRQWVREDIHTRMEKLIPEINFTRTPIYKYFLENPTGTLKLTAKEVKWDLGLPTMGKLDVGLKFAPSQSRLDANIAGTGTAKLNSYFTYGTDNPYFGIDFETINLAWGVPSFSFCGGDLIPESLDSDGNIRFNGNNFLDIHDRMYITIDKVKLSNTVWKGKGEFPVPVPPKFEMGFDYWNPGSPPKRNVYWKGGNVSATANSYIDSDSVKYFVTGNTYSLSSESNSAVPISAFAFKIKENSAGCVKE
- a CDS encoding tetratricopeptide repeat protein, with the translated sequence MSKYLTILFIGAQFLLYCASTQKEGAVSANLETQVRAEIKGIDQQLADLHPEDKKRSELLLQKSKLLLKIESFKEASLVLREVQNSKDGRNLQHLDHYLGSAYLGINDYDNAIVHFRKSDNVDRDFESVTRKKMWAKAYFEDEKYGQALGILGRASREKNFEKDLFYYETVVVSFYRIKEYKRCQLVLEEGLQKFPESLVLKETSEKINQVLQR
- a CDS encoding ATP-dependent helicase, whose protein sequence is MKEDTNQSLDLFSHLEFPEQKPEEPTQDLPLLSFSESISVPKEEGPQVVGSTASSPPEEVQEESYGSSFYDEDDFSENETPDFVSNPSSTEIADITDQETMVVAPGQPELSKNPVSIEIQSGNTEVSEEISEEVFEVSPTSEISPDSEISPAEKPSAPKRKREERPKEPRDSAAIFQSLSPEQARAVQTVHGPILIFAGAGSGKTRVISNRIAHMIQDHHIPAGKIVALSFTNKSAKEMGERVRKLIPRNLLKGITLSTFHSLGLGILKKHIEKLEYKQPFLLLNQADQEGLVTGMLVAQKLEPKRPQIMEVLSKISRIKNSGEDYLADMRTSMNEGDLLAASLFQQYQDTLKEQNSIDFDDLILLPSKLLRQFEEVRDEYHKKFQYFMVDEFQDTNPIQYEFLRALMGESDNLCVVGDDDQSIYAFRGSDVSLILGFENDFEGASVIRLLENYRSTDIIVSAANSLIRHNLSRRSKELFSKVPGALKVKYVERSDEKDEAEWVADSIREEIIKQARKGSQIAILFRTNFQSRPFEEAFRAREMPYKVVGGYNFFDRKEVRDLISYIRLIANQKDDASLLRIINYPKRGIGAGSISLVHEKAAQNKESLYETLFRVCESPDFIPDLNRKISSEIYNFVNLIEKAKKKFSSSPRLFFALRELIADLGLEKEIVLEEKEEKVAKARIYNMSELVNMLAFFEENNDSGEKPTLFDFINRLAMLMEDEPNDEKEDNRVQLLTIHQSKGLEFESVYVVGLEEGILPSGRATVEDQSVDEERRLMYVAMTRAKRHLCLTGAANRRKFGEQLASEPSRFLKEIDPETLDWLSNEETRQQETSDFLQELEKLKIG